Proteins encoded together in one Aggregicoccus sp. 17bor-14 window:
- a CDS encoding response regulator transcription factor, whose protein sequence is MRTKPQPPCARVQGADAHLTALLADVLRDEGVQVAAGAAGAAPDLTLALVSRPEALPRALAHTPQAPVIVLLPFAEERLQRRALELGARGCFALGQPLEALRALVRGVLHGDFAGEAAAAAHGGETA, encoded by the coding sequence ATGCGCACGAAGCCACAGCCCCCCTGCGCCCGCGTGCAGGGGGCGGACGCCCACCTCACGGCGCTGCTCGCGGACGTGCTGCGCGACGAGGGCGTGCAGGTCGCCGCCGGTGCCGCCGGTGCCGCGCCGGACCTGACGCTCGCGCTGGTGAGCCGTCCGGAGGCGCTGCCGCGGGCGCTCGCGCACACCCCGCAGGCGCCGGTCATCGTGCTGCTCCCCTTCGCGGAGGAGCGGCTGCAGCGCCGGGCGCTGGAGCTGGGCGCGCGCGGCTGCTTCGCGCTGGGGCAGCCGCTCGAGGCGCTGCGCGCGCTGGTGCGCGGCGTGCTGCACGGAGACTTCGCAGGCGAGGCAGCAGCAGCGGCACACGGGGGGGAGACGGCATGA